The Streptomyces seoulensis genome contains a region encoding:
- a CDS encoding FAD-dependent oxidoreductase encodes MAQSTDAARTVLMTVDDDPGVSRAVARDLRRRYGSSYRVVRAESGDSALAALRELKLRGDPVAVILADYRMPVMNGIEFLERAMDVYPGARRVLLTAYADTGAAIDAINVVDLDHYLLKPWDPPEEKLYPVVDDLLAVWRAGDHQPVPYTKVVGHRWSARSSDVREFLARNQVPYRWYSAEEPEGRRLLAAAGQDGLRLPLVITPDGGVLVEPEAPELAARVGLATTPTADFYDLVVIGGGPAGLGSAVYGASEGLRTVLVERSATGGQAGQSSRIENYLGFPDGVSGAQLTDRARRQATRFGAEILTAREVTGLEVSGAARIVRFADGSAIGAHSVILATGVQYRRLEAEGCADLTGCGVFYGSALTEAPSVQGHDVYIVGGANSAGQAAMYLSRFAKSVTLLVRGPDLSASMSHYLVQQITEAPNISVRGRTQVEAAHGADRLERLTLRQLDTGEREEADAQWLFVFIGAAPLTDWLGGTVRRDGRGFIVAGPDLTVDGGLPEGWELDRPPYHLETSVPGVFVAGDARAESAKRVASAVGEGAMAVMLVHRYLEQS; translated from the coding sequence ATGGCACAGTCCACCGACGCAGCGCGGACCGTCCTGATGACCGTGGACGACGATCCGGGCGTGTCCCGCGCGGTGGCGCGCGATCTGCGGCGCCGCTACGGCTCGTCGTACCGCGTGGTGCGCGCGGAGTCCGGGGATTCGGCGCTCGCGGCGCTGCGCGAGCTGAAGCTGCGCGGCGATCCGGTGGCGGTGATCCTCGCGGACTACCGGATGCCGGTGATGAACGGCATCGAGTTCCTGGAACGGGCGATGGACGTGTATCCGGGGGCGCGACGGGTGCTGCTGACGGCGTACGCGGACACCGGGGCCGCGATCGACGCGATCAACGTGGTGGATCTGGACCACTACCTGCTCAAGCCCTGGGACCCGCCGGAGGAGAAGCTCTACCCGGTGGTGGACGACCTGCTGGCGGTCTGGCGGGCCGGTGACCACCAGCCGGTGCCGTACACCAAGGTGGTGGGGCACCGCTGGTCGGCGCGGTCCTCGGACGTGCGTGAGTTCCTGGCCCGCAACCAGGTGCCCTACCGCTGGTACTCGGCGGAGGAGCCGGAGGGGCGGCGACTGCTGGCCGCGGCCGGGCAGGACGGGCTGCGGCTGCCGCTGGTGATCACCCCGGACGGCGGTGTCCTGGTCGAGCCGGAGGCACCGGAGCTGGCCGCACGGGTGGGGCTGGCGACGACGCCGACGGCCGACTTCTACGACCTGGTGGTGATCGGCGGCGGCCCGGCCGGGCTCGGCTCGGCGGTGTACGGGGCGTCGGAGGGGCTGCGCACGGTCCTGGTGGAACGCTCGGCGACGGGCGGCCAGGCCGGGCAGAGCTCACGGATCGAGAACTACCTCGGCTTCCCCGACGGCGTCTCCGGCGCCCAGCTCACCGACCGGGCGCGCCGGCAGGCGACGCGGTTCGGCGCGGAGATCCTCACCGCGCGCGAGGTGACGGGGCTGGAGGTCAGCGGGGCGGCGCGGATCGTACGGTTCGCGGACGGGTCGGCGATCGGCGCGCACAGCGTGATCCTGGCGACGGGGGTGCAGTACCGGCGGCTGGAGGCCGAGGGCTGCGCGGATCTGACCGGCTGCGGGGTGTTCTACGGCTCGGCGCTGACCGAGGCGCCGTCCGTCCAGGGGCACGACGTGTACATCGTGGGCGGCGCCAACTCGGCCGGGCAGGCGGCGATGTACCTGTCCCGGTTCGCCAAGTCGGTGACGCTACTGGTGCGCGGGCCGGACCTGTCGGCGTCGATGTCGCACTACCTGGTCCAGCAGATCACCGAGGCCCCGAACATCTCGGTGCGCGGACGCACGCAGGTGGAGGCGGCCCACGGTGCGGACCGGCTGGAACGGCTGACGCTGCGCCAGTTGGACACCGGTGAGCGTGAAGAGGCCGACGCGCAGTGGCTGTTCGTGTTCATCGGCGCCGCCCCGCTCACCGACTGGCTGGGCGGGACCGTGCGCCGGGACGGGCGCGGGTTCATCGTGGCCGGCCCGGACCTGACCGTGGACGGGGGTCTGCCGGAGGGCTGGGAGCTGGACCGGCCGCCGTACCACCTGGAGACCAGCGTGCCGGGCGTGTTCGTCGCGGGCGACGCACGCGCCGAGTCGGCCAAGCGGGTCGCGTCCGCCGTAGGAGAGGGAGCCATGGCCGTGATGCTCGTCCACCGGTATCTGGAGCAGTCGTGA
- a CDS encoding universal stress protein codes for MTRPITAGVDGTEESLAALDWAAREAVRRGLPLRVVHAWQQVGELPADRDTQRGWVEEGIGRAVGALTGRHPGLDASVELTEDDAVDALLAAAAGAESLVLGTRGHGAVVGFLLGSVGLRVVAETTRPVILVRAGDRAEAEAAGREIVVGQHGTPEDSAAALRFAFETAAARGATVRAVRAWTLPPVFAYSPGSLKLLDESGGLEPYEKRALADALRPWRERFPGVPVAEHVEMGSAGEVLVSQATRAQLLVVGRRARRTAVGARIGSVAHGVLHHAGSPVAVVPQD; via the coding sequence ATGACACGCCCGATCACGGCAGGGGTGGACGGTACCGAGGAGAGCCTGGCCGCGCTGGACTGGGCGGCCCGCGAGGCCGTGCGCCGGGGTCTGCCGCTGCGCGTGGTGCACGCCTGGCAGCAGGTCGGGGAGCTGCCCGCCGACCGGGACACCCAGCGCGGATGGGTGGAGGAGGGCATCGGCCGGGCCGTCGGCGCGCTCACCGGACGGCACCCCGGACTGGACGCGAGCGTCGAGCTGACCGAGGACGACGCCGTGGACGCGCTGCTCGCGGCCGCAGCCGGTGCCGAGTCGCTGGTCCTCGGCACCCGCGGGCACGGAGCGGTGGTCGGCTTCCTGCTCGGCTCGGTCGGCCTCCGGGTCGTCGCGGAGACCACCCGGCCGGTGATCCTGGTGCGCGCCGGGGACCGGGCGGAGGCGGAGGCCGCCGGACGGGAGATCGTCGTCGGCCAGCACGGCACCCCTGAGGACAGCGCCGCCGCGCTGCGCTTCGCCTTCGAGACGGCGGCCGCCCGCGGCGCCACCGTCCGCGCGGTGCGCGCCTGGACCCTGCCGCCCGTCTTCGCCTACAGCCCCGGCTCGCTGAAACTGCTGGACGAGTCGGGCGGCCTCGAACCGTACGAGAAGCGGGCGCTTGCCGACGCGCTGCGGCCCTGGCGGGAGCGGTTCCCCGGCGTGCCCGTGGCCGAGCATGTCGAGATGGGCAGCGCCGGCGAGGTGCTGGTCTCCCAGGCCACGCGGGCCCAGCTCCTCGTGGTGGGCCGCCGGGCGCGGCGTACCGCGGTCGGCGCCCGGATCGGCTCGGTCGCGCACGGGGTGCTGCACCACGCGGGCAGCCCGGTCGCCGTCGTCCCCCAGGACTGA
- a CDS encoding MBL fold metallo-hydrolase — translation MRAQVQQVADGVHLVGGHHTNWVILKDGEDVTLIDTGYPGDRQGLLDSLAAVGSSPEAVTAVLITHAHNDHLGSAEYLRAAHGTPVLLHPAEVPHARRDFLQQCSIGDIVRNAWRPGVLPWAAHVIKVGGTEHNPVAKPEPFTAGGALDLPGHPVPVHTPGHTDGHCVYHLPEAGVVVSGDALITGHATSRVQGPQMLHGFFHHETERAVTSLALIAALEGDVLLPGHGPLYRGPVRAAAEQARDRAS, via the coding sequence ATGCGGGCACAGGTACAGCAAGTCGCGGACGGCGTACACCTGGTGGGCGGGCACCACACCAACTGGGTGATCCTGAAGGACGGCGAGGACGTCACGCTCATCGACACCGGGTATCCGGGCGACCGGCAGGGCCTCCTCGACTCCCTTGCCGCCGTGGGCAGTTCACCGGAGGCGGTGACGGCCGTGCTGATCACCCACGCGCACAACGACCACCTCGGGTCGGCCGAGTACCTGCGCGCGGCCCACGGCACCCCGGTCCTGCTGCATCCGGCCGAGGTCCCCCACGCCCGGCGCGACTTCCTCCAGCAGTGCTCCATCGGCGACATCGTGCGCAACGCGTGGCGGCCCGGGGTGCTGCCGTGGGCGGCCCATGTGATCAAGGTGGGCGGCACCGAGCACAACCCGGTGGCCAAGCCCGAGCCGTTCACGGCCGGGGGCGCCCTCGATCTGCCGGGGCACCCGGTGCCCGTGCACACGCCGGGCCACACCGACGGCCACTGCGTCTACCACCTGCCCGAGGCGGGCGTGGTCGTCTCCGGTGACGCCCTGATCACCGGGCACGCGACCTCCCGCGTCCAGGGACCGCAGATGCTGCACGGCTTCTTCCACCACGAGACGGAGCGGGCCGTGACCTCGCTGGCGCTGATCGCCGCGCTGGAGGGCGACGTCCTGCTGCCCGGCCACGGCCCGCTGTACCGGGGCCCGGTCCGGGCCGCCGCCGAGCAGGCCCGCGACCGGGCGTCCTGA
- a CDS encoding alpha-ketoglutarate-dependent dioxygenase AlkB has protein sequence MSTHLQSSLFDQADELRLGPLDGLSRTELGSGAWIDVLPGWLGGADALFEQLAAEVPWRAEQRKMYDNVVSVPRLLAFYREREPLPHPVLDEARARLSAHYAPELGEPFVTAGLCHYRDGRDSVAWHGDRIGRGSREDTMVAILSVGAPRDLLLRPAGGGAVAVRRPLGHGDLIVMGGSCQRTWEHCVPKSARAAGPRISVQFRPRGVR, from the coding sequence ATGTCCACGCACCTCCAGAGCTCACTGTTCGACCAGGCCGACGAGCTGCGCCTCGGTCCTCTCGACGGGCTGAGCCGGACCGAACTGGGCTCCGGCGCCTGGATCGACGTGCTTCCGGGCTGGCTCGGCGGCGCGGACGCCCTGTTCGAGCAGCTCGCCGCCGAGGTCCCCTGGCGGGCCGAGCAGCGCAAGATGTACGACAACGTGGTGTCCGTGCCACGCCTGCTGGCCTTCTACCGCGAACGCGAACCACTCCCCCACCCCGTGCTGGACGAGGCCCGCGCACGGCTCTCGGCGCACTACGCCCCCGAGCTCGGCGAACCCTTCGTCACCGCCGGGCTGTGCCACTACCGCGACGGCCGGGACAGCGTCGCCTGGCACGGCGACCGGATCGGGCGGGGCAGCCGCGAGGACACCATGGTCGCCATCCTCTCGGTCGGTGCGCCGCGGGATCTGCTGCTGCGCCCGGCGGGCGGGGGCGCGGTGGCGGTCCGCAGGCCGCTCGGGCACGGCGATCTGATCGTGATGGGCGGCTCCTGCCAGCGCACCTGGGAGCACTGCGTCCCCAAGTCGGCGCGGGCGGCCGGCCCCCGGATCAGCGTCCAGTTCCGGCCGCGCGGGGTCCGCTGA
- a CDS encoding TetR/AcrR family transcriptional regulator, producing MTAEDRAPRVTRRRARTRADLLAAAFAVFAAKGFGRVSIEEICEAAGYSRGAFYSNFATLDELFFALYQERADLIAGQVADALAQEGPALDVAASVDRVAEVLLLDVDWLLVKTDFLVHAARDPAVAEALLDHRARLREAVADRLLRAHGTTEPPGGIDATARAVVAAYDGVTVQLLLDKDVDAARSWLKQLLTALLTGSGTPERVADGRT from the coding sequence ATGACGGCCGAGGACAGGGCGCCGCGGGTCACCAGGCGGCGGGCGAGGACGCGGGCCGATCTGCTCGCCGCCGCCTTCGCGGTGTTCGCCGCCAAGGGGTTCGGCCGGGTCTCCATCGAGGAGATCTGCGAGGCTGCCGGATACAGCCGCGGCGCCTTCTACTCCAACTTCGCCACCCTGGACGAGCTGTTCTTCGCCCTCTACCAGGAACGTGCCGACCTCATCGCGGGCCAGGTCGCCGACGCCCTCGCCCAGGAGGGCCCCGCGCTCGACGTGGCCGCCTCCGTCGACCGGGTCGCCGAGGTGCTGCTGCTCGACGTGGACTGGCTGCTGGTGAAGACCGACTTCCTGGTGCACGCCGCCCGCGACCCGGCCGTCGCCGAGGCCCTGCTCGACCACCGGGCCCGGCTGCGCGAGGCCGTCGCCGACCGGCTCCTGCGGGCCCACGGCACCACCGAGCCGCCCGGCGGGATCGACGCCACCGCCCGCGCGGTCGTCGCCGCCTACGACGGAGTCACCGTCCAACTGCTCCTGGACAAGGACGTGGACGCCGCCCGGAGCTGGCTCAAGCAACTGCTCACCGCCCTGCTGACCGGCAGCGGCACCCCCGAACGAGTCGCGGACGGAAGGACATGA
- a CDS encoding FAD-binding dehydrogenase has protein sequence MDADVIVVGAGLAGLVAAHELTSRGRKVALLDQENAANLGGQAFWSLGGLFLVDSPEQRRLGVKDSLDLAWNDWRGSAGFDRTEDEDSWAVRWARAYVEFAAGEKRSWLRGHGIELLPTVGWAERGDLRADGHGNSVPRFHIAWGTGTGVVEPFVRYARQAARDGLLTFHHRHRVDELVIEGGTARGVRGTLLAPDDSARGVASNRDAAGEFELTAKAVVLTTGGIGADHDIVRRHWPERLGTPPADMVTGVPAYVDGRMLDISAEAGVRLVNRDRMWHYTEGLANWDPVWPGHGIRVLPGPSSIWLDARGRRLPDPCLPGYDTLSTLRHLRTTEDIAEFDHSWFVLTRKIIEKEFALSGSEQNPDITAKDRKVVLRDRVLGKGAPAPVQAFLDKGEDFVTADTLEELVGRMNELTGEALLDPAGVRRQIEARDLQMANPYSKDSQVQGIRNARRYIGDRLGRVAAPHRILDPAAGPLIGVRLRVLTRKTLGGIQTDLDSRALGLDGTPVGGLYAAGEVAGFGGGGVHGYNALEGTFLGGCLFSGRAAGRAAAREVG, from the coding sequence ATGGACGCGGACGTCATAGTCGTGGGAGCGGGCCTGGCCGGCTTGGTCGCGGCGCACGAACTCACCAGCCGGGGCCGGAAGGTGGCCCTGCTGGACCAGGAGAACGCCGCCAACCTCGGCGGCCAGGCGTTCTGGTCCCTCGGCGGCCTCTTCCTGGTCGACTCGCCCGAACAGCGCCGCCTCGGCGTCAAGGACTCCCTCGACCTCGCCTGGAACGACTGGCGGGGCAGCGCGGGGTTCGACCGGACCGAGGACGAGGACTCCTGGGCGGTGCGCTGGGCCCGCGCCTACGTCGAGTTCGCGGCGGGGGAGAAGCGGTCCTGGCTGCGCGGACACGGCATCGAGCTGCTGCCCACCGTCGGCTGGGCCGAGCGCGGCGACCTGCGCGCCGACGGCCACGGCAACTCCGTACCCCGCTTCCACATCGCCTGGGGCACCGGCACCGGCGTGGTCGAGCCCTTCGTGCGCTACGCCCGGCAGGCCGCGCGGGACGGGCTGCTCACCTTCCACCACCGGCACCGGGTCGACGAACTGGTCATCGAGGGTGGCACGGCCCGCGGGGTGCGCGGCACGCTCCTCGCCCCCGACGACTCGGCGCGCGGCGTCGCCTCCAACCGGGACGCGGCGGGCGAGTTCGAGCTGACCGCTAAGGCCGTGGTCCTCACCACCGGGGGCATCGGCGCCGACCACGACATCGTCCGCCGCCACTGGCCCGAGCGGCTCGGCACGCCCCCGGCCGACATGGTCACCGGCGTCCCCGCCTACGTCGACGGGCGCATGCTCGACATCAGCGCGGAGGCAGGCGTACGCCTGGTCAACCGGGACCGCATGTGGCACTACACCGAGGGCCTCGCCAACTGGGACCCCGTCTGGCCCGGACACGGCATCCGCGTCCTGCCCGGCCCCTCCTCCATCTGGCTCGACGCCCGGGGCCGCCGCCTGCCCGACCCCTGCCTGCCCGGCTACGACACCCTCAGCACCCTGCGCCACCTGCGGACCACCGAGGACATCGCGGAATTCGACCACTCCTGGTTCGTCCTCACCCGGAAGATCATCGAGAAGGAGTTCGCGCTCTCCGGCTCCGAGCAGAACCCGGACATCACGGCCAAGGACCGCAAGGTGGTGCTGCGGGACCGGGTGCTGGGCAAGGGAGCCCCGGCTCCCGTGCAGGCGTTCCTCGACAAGGGCGAGGACTTCGTCACCGCGGACACACTGGAGGAACTGGTCGGCAGGATGAACGAGCTCACCGGTGAGGCGCTGCTCGACCCGGCCGGGGTCCGCCGCCAGATCGAGGCCCGCGACCTCCAGATGGCCAACCCCTACAGCAAGGACTCGCAGGTCCAGGGCATCCGCAACGCCCGCCGCTACATCGGCGACCGGCTCGGCCGGGTAGCCGCCCCGCACCGCATCCTGGACCCCGCGGCGGGCCCGCTGATCGGGGTCCGGCTGCGCGTGCTGACCCGCAAGACCCTCGGCGGCATCCAGACCGACCTGGACTCCCGCGCCCTCGGCCTCGACGGCACACCGGTCGGCGGGCTGTACGCGGCCGGTGAGGTGGCCGGCTTCGGCGGGGGAGGCGTGCACGGGTACAACGCGCTGGAGGGCACCTTCCTCGGCGGCTGCCTGTTCTCCGGCCGCGCGGCGGGCAGGGCGGCGGCGCGAGAGGTGGGGTGA
- a CDS encoding M1 family metallopeptidase, which produces MTSPRRRTFPLGREAVLATVPLAVAALLGAAAPLGSGTTGAAGAGDPYFPLSGNGGYDVRHYDLTLGYDTGSRHLDGTAVLTARATQRLSRFDLDLSGLTVTSVRVDRTDARFTRKGQELVVTPKNALREGQEFKVTVRYRGTPKPITDQDGSTDGWIATDDGAFVAGQPQGAMTWYPGNNHPLDKASYDFTITVPKGRTAVANGVLREQRTEGGRTTFRWHQAEPMAAYLATATIGTFQVRRATLPGGVQLYDAVDPREARAADPVMKKLPSVLEWEAGLFGPYPYRAAGSIVDHAPDIGYALETQTRPVYDSAPDLDTLVHETAHQWFGDSVALTKWQDIWLNEGFASYTEWLYEEQHGGDSAQKTFDALYSRPADDSLWAYPPGAPGDGGKLFGTPVYDRGAMALHELRRTVGDRAFLRILRAWASEHRDGHGTTEQFTRLAEKESGKKVGPVLHTWLYTKGKPKAA; this is translated from the coding sequence GTGACGTCACCCCGCCGCCGCACCTTCCCGCTCGGCCGTGAGGCCGTCCTCGCCACCGTGCCCCTGGCGGTCGCCGCCCTCCTGGGCGCTGCCGCGCCCCTCGGGTCCGGCACCACCGGCGCCGCGGGAGCGGGCGACCCGTACTTCCCGCTCAGCGGGAACGGCGGCTACGACGTACGCCACTACGACCTCACGCTCGGCTACGACACCGGCTCCAGGCATCTCGACGGCACCGCCGTGCTCACCGCCCGCGCCACCCAGCGCCTCAGCCGCTTCGACCTCGACCTGAGCGGCCTCACCGTCACCTCCGTGCGCGTGGACCGCACCGACGCCCGTTTCACCCGCAAGGGCCAGGAACTCGTCGTCACCCCGAAGAACGCCCTGCGCGAGGGCCAGGAGTTCAAGGTCACCGTCCGCTACCGGGGCACCCCCAAGCCGATCACCGACCAGGACGGCTCGACCGACGGCTGGATCGCCACCGACGACGGCGCCTTCGTCGCGGGCCAGCCGCAGGGCGCCATGACCTGGTACCCGGGGAACAACCACCCGCTGGACAAGGCGTCCTACGACTTCACGATCACCGTCCCGAAGGGCCGTACCGCCGTCGCCAACGGTGTCCTGCGCGAGCAGCGCACCGAGGGCGGCCGCACCACCTTCCGCTGGCACCAGGCCGAGCCGATGGCCGCCTACCTCGCCACGGCCACCATCGGCACCTTCCAGGTCCGGCGCGCCACCCTGCCCGGCGGCGTCCAGCTCTACGACGCCGTCGACCCCAGGGAGGCCCGCGCCGCCGACCCGGTCATGAAGAAGCTGCCCTCGGTGCTGGAGTGGGAGGCCGGACTGTTCGGCCCCTACCCGTACCGCGCCGCCGGCTCCATCGTCGACCACGCCCCGGACATCGGATACGCCCTGGAGACCCAGACCCGGCCCGTCTACGACTCGGCGCCTGACCTGGACACCCTCGTCCACGAGACCGCCCACCAGTGGTTCGGCGACTCGGTCGCCCTGACGAAGTGGCAGGACATCTGGCTGAACGAGGGCTTCGCCAGCTACACCGAGTGGCTCTACGAGGAGCAGCACGGCGGCGACAGCGCCCAGAAGACCTTCGACGCCCTCTACTCCCGCCCCGCCGACGACAGCCTGTGGGCCTACCCGCCCGGCGCCCCCGGCGACGGCGGCAAGCTCTTCGGCACGCCCGTCTACGACCGGGGCGCGATGGCCCTGCACGAGCTGCGCAGGACCGTCGGCGACCGGGCCTTCCTCCGCATCCTGCGCGCCTGGGCGTCCGAGCACCGCGACGGCCACGGCACGACGGAGCAGTTCACCCGACTGGCGGAGAAGGAGTCCGGGAAGAAGGTCGGCCCGGTGCTGCACACCTGGCTGTACACGAAGGGCAAGCCGAAGGCCGCCTGA
- a CDS encoding saccharopine dehydrogenase family protein, with protein MRVLLVGAGGVGTAVTRIAARRPFFDLMVVADHDPGRAEAAVAALGADGGRFRAESVDAADEAAVTALLARHGCDVLLNATDPRFVMPLFRAARAAGATYVDMAMSLSRPHPERPYEECGVKLGDEQFALAGDWERAGALALVGMGVEPGLSDVFARYAADELFDSVEEIGVRDGANLTVDGYDFAPSFSIWTTIEECLNPPVVYEDGRGWFTTEPFSEPEVFDFPEGIGPVECVNVEHEEVLLMPRWTDARRVTFKYGLGREFTETLRTLHKLGLDGTGPVTVPGAGGAVAVSPRDVVAACLPDPATLGDRMRGKTCAGTWVRGSKDGAPREVYLYHVVDNEWSMAEYGCQAVVWQTAVNPVVALELLATGAWTGTGVLGPEAFPARPFLDLLTAYGSPWGLREQ; from the coding sequence ATGCGTGTACTGCTCGTGGGCGCCGGTGGTGTGGGCACCGCCGTCACCCGGATCGCGGCCCGCCGTCCGTTCTTCGACCTGATGGTGGTGGCCGACCACGACCCCGGCCGGGCAGAGGCGGCGGTGGCGGCGCTCGGCGCGGACGGGGGCCGGTTCCGGGCGGAGTCGGTGGACGCGGCCGACGAGGCCGCGGTCACCGCGCTGCTCGCCCGGCACGGCTGCGACGTGCTGCTCAACGCGACCGACCCCAGATTCGTGATGCCGCTGTTCCGCGCCGCCCGCGCGGCCGGGGCCACCTATGTCGACATGGCCATGTCGCTGTCCCGGCCGCACCCCGAGCGGCCGTACGAGGAGTGCGGGGTGAAGCTCGGCGACGAGCAGTTCGCGCTGGCCGGCGACTGGGAGCGCGCGGGCGCGCTGGCGCTGGTGGGCATGGGCGTGGAACCGGGCCTGTCGGACGTCTTCGCCCGGTACGCGGCGGACGAACTCTTCGACTCCGTCGAGGAGATCGGCGTCCGCGACGGCGCGAACCTCACCGTGGACGGCTACGACTTCGCGCCCTCCTTCAGCATCTGGACCACGATCGAGGAGTGCCTGAACCCGCCGGTCGTCTACGAGGACGGACGCGGCTGGTTCACCACGGAGCCGTTCAGCGAGCCCGAGGTGTTCGACTTCCCCGAGGGCATCGGCCCGGTGGAGTGCGTGAACGTCGAGCACGAGGAGGTGCTGCTGATGCCGCGCTGGACGGACGCGCGGCGGGTCACCTTCAAGTACGGGCTGGGCCGGGAGTTCACCGAGACCCTGCGGACGCTGCACAAGCTGGGGCTGGACGGCACCGGTCCGGTGACCGTGCCCGGCGCCGGGGGCGCCGTGGCCGTCTCCCCGCGTGACGTGGTCGCCGCCTGCCTGCCCGACCCGGCGACGCTGGGCGACCGGATGCGCGGCAAGACCTGCGCGGGCACCTGGGTGCGGGGCAGCAAGGACGGGGCGCCGCGCGAGGTGTACCTGTACCACGTGGTCGACAACGAGTGGTCGATGGCCGAGTACGGCTGCCAGGCCGTGGTGTGGCAGACGGCCGTGAACCCGGTCGTCGCCCTCGAACTCCTCGCCACCGGCGCCTGGACCGGCACGGGCGTGCTGGGCCCGGAAGCCTTCCCCGCCCGTCCCTTCCTCGACCTGCTGACCGCGTACGGCTCCCCGTGGGGCCTGCGCGAGCAGTGA
- a CDS encoding TetR/AcrR family transcriptional regulator, which yields MPKPVVPEDKRRRRRPTRSGTVLSEELIVTTALRLLREHGSAGLSARRLGLALDCDPSTLYRYFRGMDDLTLAIGDALIGQALDGWRRTGRWRADLRAIGTRIHAAYLAHPQAALLTAGRVTGRAHELAVDEAVLDVLARAGFPLPEAVRVYHAFIDQTLAFAALDAATLALPSDSQRADEDQWHSTYARLPRSTHPRIAEAAPLLARQMVHSAYPTALEMLLDSAAARLSGAAPALPSR from the coding sequence GTGCCCAAACCCGTCGTGCCCGAGGACAAGCGCCGCAGACGCCGCCCCACCCGCAGCGGCACCGTGCTGTCCGAGGAACTGATCGTCACCACCGCGCTGCGCCTGCTCCGGGAGCACGGCAGCGCCGGGCTCTCCGCGCGCCGCCTCGGCCTGGCCCTGGACTGCGACCCCAGCACCCTCTACCGGTACTTCCGCGGCATGGACGACCTCACCCTGGCCATCGGGGACGCCCTCATCGGCCAGGCCCTCGACGGCTGGCGGCGCACCGGCCGCTGGCGGGCCGACCTGCGCGCCATCGGCACCCGCATCCACGCCGCCTACCTCGCCCACCCCCAGGCGGCGCTGCTGACGGCCGGCCGGGTCACCGGTCGCGCCCATGAACTCGCCGTCGACGAGGCCGTCCTCGACGTCCTCGCCCGCGCCGGGTTCCCGCTGCCCGAGGCGGTGCGGGTCTACCACGCCTTCATCGACCAGACCCTCGCCTTCGCCGCCCTGGACGCCGCCACCCTGGCCCTGCCCAGCGACTCCCAGCGCGCCGACGAGGACCAGTGGCACTCCACCTACGCCCGGCTGCCCCGCTCCACCCACCCCCGCATCGCCGAGGCCGCCCCGCTGCTGGCCCGGCAGATGGTGCACAGCGCCTACCCGACCGCGCTGGAGATGCTGCTGGACAGCGCCGCCGCCCGGCTCAGCGGCGCAGCGCCCGCGCTGCCGTCGCGCTGA
- a CDS encoding LysR family transcriptional regulator ArgP → MMNELPLEQVRTLLAVVDEGTFDAAAAALHVTPSAVSQRIKALEQRTGRVLLQRTKPVRPTDSGAVLVRYARQLARLERDARDELGMSGAGEPTRVSVAVNADSLATWFLDALTVVPGLCFELRREDEEHTAALLREGLVMAAVTGSAEPVPGCSVRPLGRMRYLPVAAPELAARLPSGPLAAALAELPVMVFDDKDALQDVFVRGLGGTGAGPLRHYVPTSEGFAQSVARGLGWGLVPEAQAEPLLAAGRVVPLAPGRWLDVALYWQQWRLDSPALAALAEAVSATAARALRR, encoded by the coding sequence GTGATGAACGAGCTGCCCCTTGAGCAGGTGCGGACGCTGCTGGCCGTGGTGGACGAGGGCACCTTCGACGCGGCCGCCGCGGCGCTGCACGTGACGCCGTCGGCAGTGAGCCAGCGGATCAAGGCACTGGAACAGCGCACCGGCCGGGTGCTGCTCCAGCGCACCAAGCCGGTCCGGCCGACCGACTCCGGCGCGGTCCTGGTCCGCTACGCCCGGCAGCTCGCGCGACTCGAACGGGACGCGCGCGACGAGCTGGGGATGAGCGGTGCCGGGGAGCCCACGCGGGTGTCGGTGGCGGTGAACGCCGACTCGCTGGCGACCTGGTTCCTGGACGCGCTCACCGTGGTGCCGGGGCTCTGTTTCGAGCTGCGCCGGGAGGACGAGGAGCACACGGCGGCGCTGCTGCGCGAAGGGCTGGTGATGGCGGCCGTGACGGGGTCGGCGGAGCCGGTGCCCGGCTGCTCGGTACGGCCGCTGGGCAGGATGCGCTACCTGCCGGTGGCCGCGCCGGAGCTGGCCGCGCGGCTGCCGTCCGGGCCGCTCGCGGCGGCGCTGGCCGAGCTGCCCGTGATGGTCTTCGACGACAAGGACGCCCTGCAGGACGTCTTCGTACGCGGGCTCGGCGGGACGGGCGCGGGCCCGCTGCGGCACTACGTGCCGACCTCGGAGGGGTTCGCGCAGTCGGTGGCGCGCGGACTCGGCTGGGGCCTGGTCCCCGAGGCGCAGGCGGAACCGCTGCTGGCGGCGGGCCGGGTCGTGCCGCTGGCGCCGGGCCGGTGGCTGGACGTGGCGCTGTACTGGCAGCAGTGGAGGCTGGACTCCCCCGCGCTGGCGGCACTGGCCGAGGCGGTCAGCGCGACGGCAGCGCGGGCGCTGCGCCGCTGA